The window TACGAGGCACTGCTCGTTCCCAACGACCCGATGTACGGTCAGCAGTACGCTCCCCAGCAAGTCGGCTGTGAGGAGGCCTGGGACACGACGCTCGGCGATCCTGGTGTCACGATCTCGATCATCGACCAGGGGATCCAGTACGACCATCCGAACCTCGCGGAGAACATGGACGGGAGCGTCTCCAACTACGGCTACGACTTCGTCGACAACAACGGCGACCCCTATCCCGTCACCCAGAGCGAAAACCACGGGACGCACGTCGGTGGGATCGCCGCCGCCGGCACGAACAACGGTGAGGGCCACGCCGGCATCTCGAACTGTTCGATGCTCTCCGCACGCGCACTCAACTCACAGGGAGGTGGGTCGCTGACGGACATCGCCGACGCGATCCAGTGGTCGGGTGACCAGGGTGCGGACATCATCAACATGTCCCTGGGTGGCGGCGGCTTCAACAATACGATGAACAACGCCTGTGAGTACGCCTACAGTCAGGGATCGCTCCTCATCGCGGCCGCCGGGAACGACAGCGGCAGCGTCAACTACCCTGCGGCGTACGATTCGGTGATGGCCGTCTCCGCCATCGACGAGAACGAGAACCTCGCGAACTTCTCGAGTCGCGGCCCCGAGATCGAGCTCGCCGCCCCCGGCGTCGACGTCCTCTCGACGGTCAACTGGGACGACTATCAGGCGCTGTCGGGGACGTCGATGGCATCCCCGGTCGCCGCGGGGGTCGCCGCGCTCGCGAAATCGGCCCACCCGTCGATGAGCAACGACCAGTTGCGGTCACACCTCCAGGAGACCGCGGTCGACATCGGTCTCCCCGGTGACCATCAGGGTGCCGGCCGCGTCGACGCGGCAAACGCCGTCAGCGATGGGGGCGGCGATCCACCGGAGTCCCCAACAGCCGTTATCGACGTCAGCGATACGAACCCGGACGTCGGCGACGCCGTCGAACTCGACGGCACGGGCTCGAGTTCGCCCAACGGTTCGATCACCGAGTACTACTGGAACGCCGAACCGGGCGGATCCGCGACCGGGTCGACGGTCACGCTCCAGCGGGACGAGGAAGTCGACGTAACGGTTTCCCTGACGATCACCGACGAGGACGGACAGACCGATACCGATTCGGTGACGGTGAGCTTCGGTGGCGACGGCGGAGGCCAGTGTGGTGCTGAGGTCAACACCGCCAGCGCCGAGGGCTACTTGAGCGGCGGCTGGTATGGCAACCCGAGCGATACGTACTCGTACGCCCTCCAGACGTCCGATCCGTGTCACGGGACGGTCACGCTTGACGGCCCATCGGACGCCACGTTCGACCTGTATCTCACCCTCGACGGCCGGACGCCGACGACGACCGACTACGACGAACGGTCGTACAACTGGGGTGCTGATGAGGAGATCAGCGTCGACCTCGACGGCGACGAGAGC of the Natronosalvus vescus genome contains:
- a CDS encoding S8 family serine peptidase yields the protein MSDNDNYGFDRRSVLKGASALGAFFGLGGVVTATPGRNPGPKEDEIVVGLGVSVADAEATLTPALPEQAEIVHRNETLGYVAVKLPEQASAQARENVKNRVEAVQGVEYAEDNATYEALLVPNDPMYGQQYAPQQVGCEEAWDTTLGDPGVTISIIDQGIQYDHPNLAENMDGSVSNYGYDFVDNNGDPYPVTQSENHGTHVGGIAAAGTNNGEGHAGISNCSMLSARALNSQGGGSLTDIADAIQWSGDQGADIINMSLGGGGFNNTMNNACEYAYSQGSLLIAAAGNDSGSVNYPAAYDSVMAVSAIDENENLANFSSRGPEIELAAPGVDVLSTVNWDDYQALSGTSMASPVAAGVAALAKSAHPSMSNDQLRSHLQETAVDIGLPGDHQGAGRVDAANAVSDGGGDPPESPTAVIDVSDTNPDVGDAVELDGTGSSSPNGSITEYYWNAEPGGSATGSTVTLQRDEEVDVTVSLTITDEDGQTDTDSVTVSFGGDGGGQCGAEVNTASAEGYLSGGWYGNPSDTYSYALQTSDPCHGTVTLDGPSDATFDLYLTLDGRTPTTTDYDERSYNWGADEEISVDLDGDESFGILVDRWDGEGSYTLTVEELGK